From Acidobacteriota bacterium, the proteins below share one genomic window:
- a CDS encoding alpha-hydroxy-acid oxidizing protein, with translation MHGRHQQRLEALHGAAEPDFRLGVHSRIIVDAPAAPTGFVSAHGVRLGAGNARSASAVDAGASTAAGCIRRPFGYTLADRGLSPFAHIPRGAAGLRGEPRMTGRRPNASVPDRATSRREFFKLLAASPFLGLASANLPANWQRALAHEAERGAAAVPPAPHCAECGSEILQSLVQPRFSAGQDPVLPPQNAIEDQLKGQVVESPDDAINVWDFERAAHGTNLAQHWDYLHMGVDDYETRRANREGFQRLMLRPRRLGGEAMTEIDTSVELYGRRWASPLFLCPVASLEAYHTEGESGAARAARPRDILQMQSHQSSQSYVEIAEARGEPHWFQIYTTPDWNVNKRVIDRVAGAGCPALVWTIDLLGGSNRELQRRTLAGEGYSSVLCQSCHQHHPDYVRPMRAGLEGPEGPRYPYTWDYIKRLKDASDMKLILKGIMTAEGAEQAIEHGADGIFVSNHGGRAVNSMWSSIDSLPEVVNAVRGRVPVFIDSGVRRGTDIFKALALGADAVGIGRPYVWGLGAFGEDGAGKVMDLILAELRIAMRQTRTTSTDQITSRFVMEGKNPIMMRDNQFGFGL, from the coding sequence ATGCACGGCCGGCATCAGCAGCGGCTCGAAGCCCTCCACGGGGCCGCGGAGCCAGACTTCAGGTTGGGCGTTCATTCGCGGATCATAGTCGACGCTCCAGCGGCGCCGACCGGATTCGTGTCGGCACATGGGGTGCGCCTCGGTGCCGGCAACGCCAGGTCAGCGTCCGCTGTAGATGCCGGGGCCTCGACAGCGGCAGGTTGCATTCGGCGGCCTTTCGGCTACACTCTTGCGGACCGTGGGCTGTCGCCGTTCGCGCACATTCCACGCGGCGCCGCGGGCCTGCGAGGAGAGCCGAGGATGACTGGACGAAGACCGAATGCGAGTGTCCCCGATCGCGCAACGAGTCGGCGGGAGTTCTTCAAGCTGCTGGCGGCCAGCCCGTTCCTGGGCCTGGCCTCGGCGAACCTGCCGGCCAACTGGCAGCGCGCGCTCGCCCACGAGGCGGAGCGGGGCGCAGCCGCCGTCCCGCCGGCGCCGCACTGCGCCGAGTGCGGATCGGAGATCTTGCAGTCGCTCGTGCAGCCTCGGTTCAGCGCCGGCCAGGACCCCGTGCTGCCTCCCCAGAACGCGATCGAGGATCAACTGAAGGGGCAGGTCGTCGAATCGCCGGACGACGCGATCAACGTCTGGGACTTCGAGCGCGCGGCGCACGGCACCAACCTGGCCCAGCACTGGGACTACCTGCACATGGGGGTCGACGACTACGAGACGCGCAGGGCGAACCGGGAGGGATTCCAGCGCCTGATGCTGCGGCCCCGGCGGCTCGGCGGCGAGGCGATGACGGAGATCGACACCTCGGTGGAGCTCTATGGCCGCCGCTGGGCCTCGCCTCTCTTCCTGTGTCCGGTCGCGAGCCTCGAGGCCTATCACACAGAGGGCGAGAGCGGCGCGGCGCGGGCCGCGCGGCCCCGGGACATCCTGCAGATGCAGTCCCACCAGAGCTCGCAGTCGTACGTCGAGATCGCCGAGGCGCGCGGCGAGCCGCACTGGTTCCAGATCTACACGACGCCCGACTGGAACGTGAACAAGCGGGTCATCGACCGCGTCGCCGGCGCCGGCTGCCCCGCCCTGGTGTGGACCATCGACCTGCTGGGCGGCAGCAACCGCGAGCTGCAGCGGCGCACCCTGGCCGGCGAGGGCTATTCGTCGGTCCTCTGCCAGAGCTGCCACCAGCACCACCCGGACTACGTGCGGCCGATGCGGGCGGGCCTGGAAGGACCGGAAGGTCCGCGCTATCCCTACACCTGGGACTACATCAAGCGCCTCAAGGACGCGAGCGACATGAAGCTCATCCTGAAGGGCATCATGACGGCCGAGGGCGCCGAGCAGGCGATCGAGCACGGCGCGGACGGCATCTTCGTGTCCAACCACGGCGGCCGGGCGGTGAACAGCATGTGGTCGTCGATCGACTCGCTGCCCGAGGTCGTCAACGCCGTCCGGGGGCGGGTGCCGGTGTTCATCGACAGCGGCGTGCGCCGCGGCACCGACATCTTCAAGGCGCTGGCGCTGGGCGCCGACGCGGTCGGCATCGGCCGCCCCTACGTGTGGGGTCTCGGCGCCTTCGGCGAGGACGGCGCCGGGAAGGTAATGGACCTG